A single Dermacentor albipictus isolate Rhodes 1998 colony chromosome 3, USDA_Dalb.pri_finalv2, whole genome shotgun sequence DNA region contains:
- the Fip1 gene encoding pre-mRNA 3'-end-processing factor FIP1 isoform X2 has translation MASAAEDDDAWLYGDNDKTDAGASNERSSDSKLQVDESTLLQNKDESQQDDREAGELSCEDEQGQQSEGPATDPVEVDGEAKGPSSEADKNGDAGDGGDEDEDDDDDDDDDVQVTIRDIKAPPYSTYPGPTQTVNLNIKRGPPFTSNLGPGSGVPGVGKTKGLDVDEVALINGTSIYEFNIESLEDKPWRKPGADITDYFNYGFNEDTWKIYCDRQRKLRSDNNVPIKVPIPPVNENSKYTGVGIGVPPPLLGSKKAGPPPGRKMSGSIDVIGGGAPSLPSRRPGAAKEGVIQVIGAGEQPMGGITLPPTHMPPPGYMGMGLDGLSVPPPIPGMIPGVPPPGYETGAFPPPRFTHPPPPLPGSAGGGGPGGDRSSSYGEDGRSSYYNGASGYGQSYGDDGGGSGGGGSWSGRERSERGHGSERGDRSERERERDRERPSSRREYDDEERRESRRYREYYRERERERDRDRERDRRERGGGAEDEYEEPSSSSRYERRHREHRGDKEERERHRSERRRRHHRGGDDEEEEERRSSKHKHKRSKKERPPVEEAEAPSGEAGGAPEAVGDESKAD, from the exons ATGGCGTCTGCCGCAGAAGACGATGATGCTTGGTTGTACGGTGATAACGACAAAACGGACGCTGGTGCATCGAATGAAAGAAGCAGTGATTCGAAGTTACAGGTGGATGAGTCAACACTTTTGCAAAATAAAGATGAATCGCAACAG GATGACAGAGAAGCCGGAGAGCTTAGCTGCGAGGACGAGCAGGGCCAGCAGTCTGAGGGTCCAGCCACAGACCCCGTGGAGGTCGACGGGGAAGCAAAAGGCCCAAGTTCTGAGGCTGACAAGAACGGCGATGCTGGAGATGGAGGAGATGAGgacgaggatgacgacgatgatgacgacgacgatgttCAG GTGACGATAAGGGACATCAAGGCCCCCCCTTACAGCACCTACCCGGGACCAACCCAGACGGTGAACCTGAACATCAAGCGGGGCCCCCCATTCACCAGCAACCTGGGTCCTGGCTCGGGGGTTCCAGGTGTAGGCAAGACCAAGGGCCTTGACGTAGATGAAGTGGCGCTTATCAATGGGACATCCATTTATGAGTTCAACATAGAGTCCCTAGAGGACAAACCATGGCGCAAGCCAGGTGCTGATATCACTGACTATTTCAACTACGGCTTCAATGAAGATACATGGAAGATCTATTGCGACCGGCAGCGTAAGCTTCGATCAGACAACAATGTGCCTATCAAG GTGCCCATCCCACCGGTAAACGAGAACAGCAAGTACACAGGCGTGGGCATAGGCGTCCCCCCACCCCTGCTGGGCTCCAAGAAGGCAGGGCCCCCACCGGGGCGCAAGATGTCCGGCAGCATCGACGTCATTGGCGGCGGCGCCCCGTCCTTGCCAAGCCGGCGACCGGGCGCCGCCAAGGAAGGGGTCATTCAG GTGATCGGCGCCGGGGAGCAGCCGATGGGCGGGATCACCCTGCCGCCGACGCACATGCCGCCACCGGGCTACATGGGCATGGGCCTAGACGGGCTCAGCGTGCCCCCGCCCATCCCTGGCATGATCCCAGGCGTCCCGCCACCAGGCTACGAGACGGGTGCCTTCCCACCTCCGCGGTTCACGcacccgccgccgccgctgccgggaaGCGCCGGCGGTGGCGGCCCCGGTGGAGATCGCAGCTCATCGTACGGAGAAGACGGCCGATCGTCCTACTACAACGGTGCCAGCGGGTATGGCCAGTCGTACGGGGACGACGGTGGAGGCAGTGGTGGCGGCGGCTCTTGGTCGGGCCGCGAACGCAGTGAGCGCGGCCATGGCAGCGAGCGCGGGGACCGTAGCGAGCGGGAGCGCGAACGGGACCGCGAGCGGCCCTCGTCGCGCCGGGAATACGACGATGAGGAGCGGCGTGAGTCACGGCGCTACCGCGAGTACTACCGCGAGCGGGAGCGAGAACGCGACAGGGACCGGGAGCGGGACCGGAGAGAACGAGGAGGAGGCGCTGAGGACGAGTACGAGGAGCCATCGTCGTCGTCACGCTACGAGCGGCGGCACCGCGAGCACCGCGGTGACAAGGAGGAGCGAGAGAGGCATCGGTCAGAGaggcgccgccgccaccaccgggGTGGGGACGatgaagaggaggaagagcggCGCTCGTCCAAGCATAAGCACAAGCGATCCAAGAAGGAGCGCCCACCTGTCGAAGAGGCTGAGGCGCCTTCTGGCGAGGCTGGGGGTGCACCTGAGGCAGTCGGCGATGAGTCGAAGGCCGACTGA
- the Fip1 gene encoding pre-mRNA 3'-end-processing factor FIP1 isoform X1: MASAAEDDDAWLYGDNDKTDAGASNERSSDSKLQVDESTLLQNKDESQQDDREAGELSCEDEQGQQSEGPATDPVEVDGEAKGPSSEADKNGDAGDGGDEDEDDDDDDDDDVQVTIRDIKAPPYSTYPGPTQTVNLNIKRGPPFTSNLGPGSGVPGVGKTKGLDVDEVALINGTSIYEFNIESLEDKPWRKPGADITDYFNYGFNEDTWKIYCDRQRKLRSDNNVPIKEWRTGRNEVPQAHVFLGDAPLAWQQQRQQQQGPLPPEPLLPQVPIPPVNENSKYTGVGIGVPPPLLGSKKAGPPPGRKMSGSIDVIGGGAPSLPSRRPGAAKEGVIQVIGAGEQPMGGITLPPTHMPPPGYMGMGLDGLSVPPPIPGMIPGVPPPGYETGAFPPPRFTHPPPPLPGSAGGGGPGGDRSSSYGEDGRSSYYNGASGYGQSYGDDGGGSGGGGSWSGRERSERGHGSERGDRSERERERDRERPSSRREYDDEERRESRRYREYYRERERERDRDRERDRRERGGGAEDEYEEPSSSSRYERRHREHRGDKEERERHRSERRRRHHRGGDDEEEEERRSSKHKHKRSKKERPPVEEAEAPSGEAGGAPEAVGDESKAD, from the exons ATGGCGTCTGCCGCAGAAGACGATGATGCTTGGTTGTACGGTGATAACGACAAAACGGACGCTGGTGCATCGAATGAAAGAAGCAGTGATTCGAAGTTACAGGTGGATGAGTCAACACTTTTGCAAAATAAAGATGAATCGCAACAG GATGACAGAGAAGCCGGAGAGCTTAGCTGCGAGGACGAGCAGGGCCAGCAGTCTGAGGGTCCAGCCACAGACCCCGTGGAGGTCGACGGGGAAGCAAAAGGCCCAAGTTCTGAGGCTGACAAGAACGGCGATGCTGGAGATGGAGGAGATGAGgacgaggatgacgacgatgatgacgacgacgatgttCAG GTGACGATAAGGGACATCAAGGCCCCCCCTTACAGCACCTACCCGGGACCAACCCAGACGGTGAACCTGAACATCAAGCGGGGCCCCCCATTCACCAGCAACCTGGGTCCTGGCTCGGGGGTTCCAGGTGTAGGCAAGACCAAGGGCCTTGACGTAGATGAAGTGGCGCTTATCAATGGGACATCCATTTATGAGTTCAACATAGAGTCCCTAGAGGACAAACCATGGCGCAAGCCAGGTGCTGATATCACTGACTATTTCAACTACGGCTTCAATGAAGATACATGGAAGATCTATTGCGACCGGCAGCGTAAGCTTCGATCAGACAACAATGTGCCTATCAAG GAATGGCGGACAGGGAGGAACGAAGTGCCCCAAGCACATGTGTTTTTGGGCGATGCCCCACTGGCCTGGCAGCAgcagaggcagcagcagcaagggccCCTTCCTCCTGAACCTCTGCTGCCGCAGGTGCCCATCCCACCGGTAAACGAGAACAGCAAGTACACAGGCGTGGGCATAGGCGTCCCCCCACCCCTGCTGGGCTCCAAGAAGGCAGGGCCCCCACCGGGGCGCAAGATGTCCGGCAGCATCGACGTCATTGGCGGCGGCGCCCCGTCCTTGCCAAGCCGGCGACCGGGCGCCGCCAAGGAAGGGGTCATTCAG GTGATCGGCGCCGGGGAGCAGCCGATGGGCGGGATCACCCTGCCGCCGACGCACATGCCGCCACCGGGCTACATGGGCATGGGCCTAGACGGGCTCAGCGTGCCCCCGCCCATCCCTGGCATGATCCCAGGCGTCCCGCCACCAGGCTACGAGACGGGTGCCTTCCCACCTCCGCGGTTCACGcacccgccgccgccgctgccgggaaGCGCCGGCGGTGGCGGCCCCGGTGGAGATCGCAGCTCATCGTACGGAGAAGACGGCCGATCGTCCTACTACAACGGTGCCAGCGGGTATGGCCAGTCGTACGGGGACGACGGTGGAGGCAGTGGTGGCGGCGGCTCTTGGTCGGGCCGCGAACGCAGTGAGCGCGGCCATGGCAGCGAGCGCGGGGACCGTAGCGAGCGGGAGCGCGAACGGGACCGCGAGCGGCCCTCGTCGCGCCGGGAATACGACGATGAGGAGCGGCGTGAGTCACGGCGCTACCGCGAGTACTACCGCGAGCGGGAGCGAGAACGCGACAGGGACCGGGAGCGGGACCGGAGAGAACGAGGAGGAGGCGCTGAGGACGAGTACGAGGAGCCATCGTCGTCGTCACGCTACGAGCGGCGGCACCGCGAGCACCGCGGTGACAAGGAGGAGCGAGAGAGGCATCGGTCAGAGaggcgccgccgccaccaccgggGTGGGGACGatgaagaggaggaagagcggCGCTCGTCCAAGCATAAGCACAAGCGATCCAAGAAGGAGCGCCCACCTGTCGAAGAGGCTGAGGCGCCTTCTGGCGAGGCTGGGGGTGCACCTGAGGCAGTCGGCGATGAGTCGAAGGCCGACTGA
- the Fip1 gene encoding pre-mRNA 3'-end-processing factor FIP1 isoform X3 translates to MASAAEDDDAWLYGDNDKTDAGASNERSSDSKLQVDESTLLQNKDESQQDDREAGELSCEDEQGQQSEGPATDPVEVDGEAKGPSSEADKNGDAGDGGDEDEDDDDDDDDDVQVTIRDIKAPPYSTYPGPTQTVNLNIKRGPPFTSNLGPGSGVPGVGKTKGLDVDEVALINGTSIYEFNIESLEDKPWRKPGADITDYFNYGFNEDTWKIYCDRQRKLRSDNNVPIKVIGAGEQPMGGITLPPTHMPPPGYMGMGLDGLSVPPPIPGMIPGVPPPGYETGAFPPPRFTHPPPPLPGSAGGGGPGGDRSSSYGEDGRSSYYNGASGYGQSYGDDGGGSGGGGSWSGRERSERGHGSERGDRSERERERDRERPSSRREYDDEERRESRRYREYYRERERERDRDRERDRRERGGGAEDEYEEPSSSSRYERRHREHRGDKEERERHRSERRRRHHRGGDDEEEEERRSSKHKHKRSKKERPPVEEAEAPSGEAGGAPEAVGDESKAD, encoded by the exons ATGGCGTCTGCCGCAGAAGACGATGATGCTTGGTTGTACGGTGATAACGACAAAACGGACGCTGGTGCATCGAATGAAAGAAGCAGTGATTCGAAGTTACAGGTGGATGAGTCAACACTTTTGCAAAATAAAGATGAATCGCAACAG GATGACAGAGAAGCCGGAGAGCTTAGCTGCGAGGACGAGCAGGGCCAGCAGTCTGAGGGTCCAGCCACAGACCCCGTGGAGGTCGACGGGGAAGCAAAAGGCCCAAGTTCTGAGGCTGACAAGAACGGCGATGCTGGAGATGGAGGAGATGAGgacgaggatgacgacgatgatgacgacgacgatgttCAG GTGACGATAAGGGACATCAAGGCCCCCCCTTACAGCACCTACCCGGGACCAACCCAGACGGTGAACCTGAACATCAAGCGGGGCCCCCCATTCACCAGCAACCTGGGTCCTGGCTCGGGGGTTCCAGGTGTAGGCAAGACCAAGGGCCTTGACGTAGATGAAGTGGCGCTTATCAATGGGACATCCATTTATGAGTTCAACATAGAGTCCCTAGAGGACAAACCATGGCGCAAGCCAGGTGCTGATATCACTGACTATTTCAACTACGGCTTCAATGAAGATACATGGAAGATCTATTGCGACCGGCAGCGTAAGCTTCGATCAGACAACAATGTGCCTATCAAG GTGATCGGCGCCGGGGAGCAGCCGATGGGCGGGATCACCCTGCCGCCGACGCACATGCCGCCACCGGGCTACATGGGCATGGGCCTAGACGGGCTCAGCGTGCCCCCGCCCATCCCTGGCATGATCCCAGGCGTCCCGCCACCAGGCTACGAGACGGGTGCCTTCCCACCTCCGCGGTTCACGcacccgccgccgccgctgccgggaaGCGCCGGCGGTGGCGGCCCCGGTGGAGATCGCAGCTCATCGTACGGAGAAGACGGCCGATCGTCCTACTACAACGGTGCCAGCGGGTATGGCCAGTCGTACGGGGACGACGGTGGAGGCAGTGGTGGCGGCGGCTCTTGGTCGGGCCGCGAACGCAGTGAGCGCGGCCATGGCAGCGAGCGCGGGGACCGTAGCGAGCGGGAGCGCGAACGGGACCGCGAGCGGCCCTCGTCGCGCCGGGAATACGACGATGAGGAGCGGCGTGAGTCACGGCGCTACCGCGAGTACTACCGCGAGCGGGAGCGAGAACGCGACAGGGACCGGGAGCGGGACCGGAGAGAACGAGGAGGAGGCGCTGAGGACGAGTACGAGGAGCCATCGTCGTCGTCACGCTACGAGCGGCGGCACCGCGAGCACCGCGGTGACAAGGAGGAGCGAGAGAGGCATCGGTCAGAGaggcgccgccgccaccaccgggGTGGGGACGatgaagaggaggaagagcggCGCTCGTCCAAGCATAAGCACAAGCGATCCAAGAAGGAGCGCCCACCTGTCGAAGAGGCTGAGGCGCCTTCTGGCGAGGCTGGGGGTGCACCTGAGGCAGTCGGCGATGAGTCGAAGGCCGACTGA